GGTGGCCGATGAAGTGCCAGTCGAGCGGCAGCCCCGCAAGCTCGGCCGCTTCGAGCTTTTCGAGGAACTCCTGCACGTAGCTCTCGCCGAACTCCCGCTGGCCCGCATCCCACGCTTCGCGCACGGCGGCGACGCTTTTGGTCTTCGAGACGGCGATGAGCCTGACCTCATCCTCGCGCCGACCCGCCTTGCGGCAGGCTGACGCGATCTGTTCCTTGACTTCGGCCAGATTAGACGAGATGCTCTCCATCGTTTCAGCCTTCGGTTGCCGGAGCGATGGTTTCGATGGTCACCGGCTTGAGCGGGTTGTCGCGCATGTCGGTCTCGACGGCGGCGATGGCGTCAACTACCTCGATGCCCGACTCCACGACGCCGAAGACGGTGTATTCGCCATCGAGGAAGCCGTTGTCGGCCTGGTTGATGTAGAACTGGCTGCCGGAGGAGGCCTTCTGCGGATTGTTGTCCCTCGCGGCGGCAAGCGTGCCCTTTTTGTTGGAATGTTTGATTTCAGCCGGAACGCGGTAGTCGGGGCCGCCGGTGCCGTGCAGCATCCGTTTCTCGTCGTGGCGCGAAAGCGGATCGCCGGACTGGATCATGAACCCTTCGATGACGCGGTGGAAGCGGATGCCATCGTAGTAGCCCTCGCCGACGAGCTTGAGGAAGTTGTCGCGGTGCTGGGGGGTGTCGTCAAACAGAGCGATGGCAATATCGCCCATGCTGGTTTTGATGATGAATTTTTCTGGCATGATGATGTGGTTGAGTGTCGAAAAATATCCTGTCAGATTTGCGGTATCTGCACACCAGCGCCCGAAAGACGCAAGAGCGCGCGCCGGGCCATGCCCGCTGACGATGTGCCCGGCCAGGTTTTGATCACCTGGTCGTACAGTTTTGCTGCATTGTCGGGCTGTCCCGCGGCGGAGTAGCTTTCGGCGGCTTTGGCGAGGTACATCGATTTGAGCGTTTCGCTTTCGGCGGTTTCCGACGCCTTTTCGTACTCCGGCGCGGCTTCGGCGAAGGCCTTTTTCTGGACGCGGCAGGCGGCGGCTCCAGCCAGCGCCGATGCCTGGAGATCCTTGTTGCCGCTCTTGAAGCTCTGGTACATTGCGAGCGCGTCATCCGTCTTGCCATTGCTGAGCAGGATGTTGCCCATGTAAAGCCTGGCCATGTTGCCGCTTGGCGTGCCGCCCCAGGTTTTGGCGATAGCGTTCAGCCCTTTGATCGATCCCTCGCCATTCATCGCCCGGTTGAGGTCGCCGGTTTCGATCCACGGGGTGATTTTGGCCAGAGCGAGCGACGCTTCCGTTTGATCGACCCGGCTCTTCTGCATCCAGAAAAGCGTGCCGCCAGCTGCCAGGCAGACGACGATGAAAAGAGCGGTGAGCTGTTTTTTATACTTGATGCCGATTTCAAGCAGCCTGTCGGTGAAGGTCGGCGCCGGAAGCGCTTTCTGCGGTTGCGTGGTGTTCATGTGGTTCGTGCTGTCGTTTCTTGAAATGAGATCGCCTGAATCGTTCCTCGTCACCGATGGCGGTCAGTCCGAGGCTCAACCTAAGCAAGTTCGCATGAAT
This genomic window from Chlorobaculum limnaeum contains:
- a CDS encoding peptidylprolyl isomerase, which gives rise to MPEKFIIKTSMGDIAIALFDDTPQHRDNFLKLVGEGYYDGIRFHRVIEGFMIQSGDPLSRHDEKRMLHGTGGPDYRVPAEIKHSNKKGTLAAARDNNPQKASSGSQFYINQADNGFLDGEYTVFGVVESGIEVVDAIAAVETDMRDNPLKPVTIETIAPATEG
- a CDS encoding tetratricopeptide repeat protein, encoding MNTTQPQKALPAPTFTDRLLEIGIKYKKQLTALFIVVCLAAGGTLFWMQKSRVDQTEASLALAKITPWIETGDLNRAMNGEGSIKGLNAIAKTWGGTPSGNMARLYMGNILLSNGKTDDALAMYQSFKSGNKDLQASALAGAAACRVQKKAFAEAAPEYEKASETAESETLKSMYLAKAAESYSAAGQPDNAAKLYDQVIKTWPGTSSAGMARRALLRLSGAGVQIPQI